A DNA window from Engraulis encrasicolus isolate BLACKSEA-1 chromosome 3, IST_EnEncr_1.0, whole genome shotgun sequence contains the following coding sequences:
- the LOC134445365 gene encoding uncharacterized protein LOC134445365: MEPGCFGKVGKVVREAFSSLLERTRQRRGAEHRCNSIPSMQATPSLTHGRGGLGAVEVGLGISSQSCPRRRARLRASGWRTSGEETKTELEKKLRDTILDLQEKRRAQRTCWLRRPEPLPKASNKPEEHVFASDPVTAEVPQETIEAASDTHDATGVDNTNVPSCCPLRGKKAYSKMWEDTVLLGLGLGLTITSTAQSFGSLRQPGNLGMLVVPINTRRRVPVMGVRALYWRAKQMGVLIEGMEEGDGTCTGRPIPSGFEDAARAY; this comes from the exons ATGGAGCCTGGCTGTTTTGGGAAGGTTGGGAAGGTTGTTCGTGAAGCCTTTTCCAGCCTCCTGGAGAGGACCCGACAGCGCAGAGGCGCAGAGCATCGCTGCAACAGCATCCCTTCCATGCAGGCCACCCCGAGCCTTACACACGGTAGAGGAGGGCTGGGTGCAGTGGAGGTAGGACTCGGAATCTCCTCCCAGAGCTGCCCCAGAAGAAGAGCCCGACTTCGGGCCTCCGGCTGGAGGACGAGTGGGGAGGAGACCAAAACCGAGCTTGAAAAAAAGCTCCGCGACACTATTTTGGATCTCCAAGAGAAACGACGGGCCCAAAGGACATGCTGGCTGAGACGTCCGGAACCGCTCCCCAAGGCATCTAACAAACCGGAGGAGCATGTCTTCGCGAGCGACCCCGTGACTGCTGAAGTCCCACAGGAGACAATAGAGGCAGCATCAGATACGCATGATGCGACTGGCGTCGATAATACCAATGTCCCAA GTTGCTGTCCCCTCAGGGGAAAGAAGGCCTACTCGAAGATGTGGGAGGACACTGTGCTCCTGGGCCTTGGCCTTGGCCTGACCATCACAAGTACCGCGCAGAGCTTTGGTAgcctgcgccagccaggcaacctgGGAATGCTAGTAGTCCCCATCAACACGAGGA GACGTGTACCAGTGATGGGAGTGAGGGCTTTGTACTGGAGAGCAAAGCAAATGGGAGTGCTGATTGAAGGGATGGAAGAGG gCGATGGTACCTGTACAGGCAGGCCTATTCCTTCTGGATTTGAAGATGCAGCCAGGGCATATTAG